Proteins encoded together in one Bacteroidales bacterium window:
- the hxpB gene encoding hexitol phosphatase HxpB, which translates to MTERKNIEAVILDMDGILIDSERHWQLTERAIFAELGIDLSEKLLVETRGLNTGEMMAHWSARFPLDGRDTAALMKEYDRRMVETMKKEVPLMEGARELIGMFRGQGLPLALATCSTPEHIDAVMEKHGLRDSFDHLVSAAVDMPGKPHPEVFLRTARLLKADPTRCLVFEDSFNGLVAAKAARMIVVVMPDPLEFKQERFGAADLKIGSLTEFTLDTLNKLQKKP; encoded by the coding sequence ATGACAGAAAGAAAAAATATAGAGGCTGTCATCCTGGATATGGACGGGATCCTGATCGATTCGGAGCGTCACTGGCAGCTCACCGAGCGCGCCATTTTTGCCGAACTGGGGATCGATCTGAGCGAAAAGCTGCTGGTCGAGACCAGGGGACTGAACACCGGGGAGATGATGGCCCACTGGTCGGCCCGTTTCCCTCTGGATGGACGTGATACGGCAGCCCTGATGAAGGAGTACGACCGGCGCATGGTGGAGACCATGAAAAAAGAGGTCCCGCTGATGGAGGGCGCCCGCGAGCTGATCGGGATGTTCCGGGGGCAGGGACTGCCTCTGGCGCTGGCCACCTGCTCCACCCCGGAGCATATCGATGCCGTGATGGAGAAGCACGGATTGCGCGATTCCTTTGACCACCTGGTTTCCGCCGCTGTGGATATGCCGGGGAAGCCCCACCCGGAGGTCTTCCTTCGCACGGCCCGGCTTCTGAAGGCCGATCCCACGCGCTGCCTGGTATTCGAGGACTCCTTCAACGGCCTGGTGGCTGCCAAGGCAGCCAGGATGATCGTGGTGGTCATGCCCGATCCCCTGGAATTTAAGCAGGAACGCTTTGGTGCAGCGGATCTGAAGATTGGCTCTCTGACCGAATTTACACTGGATACACTAAACAAGCTGCAGAAGAAACCATGA
- a CDS encoding homoserine kinase — translation MSSKEIKVFGPASVSNVGPGFDLLGFALEAPGDELIVRRNGTSGLVLYNQTEYRLPADPELNVAAVAAASLLRELHSYEGFDLVFTRKIAPGSGVGSSAASCVAAVMGINELLGSPFETAELIPFALEGEKVASGSTHADNIAPALLGGITLIRGYDPLDIKHIPYPDDLWCSVLHPHLEIKTAESRKQIPQTVPLEIALKQCGNLAGLVAGLATGDYPLISRSVNDHLAEPYRIHQLPDFAELKKSALDAGSVGTGLSGSGPSVFSLCRGEEMAASVGKVMLSHFKSRGIDSRLYISRISQAGCKII, via the coding sequence ATGAGTAGCAAGGAGATAAAAGTATTCGGACCGGCAAGCGTCTCCAATGTGGGACCCGGGTTTGACCTGCTGGGATTTGCCCTGGAAGCGCCCGGCGATGAATTGATCGTCCGGAGAAACGGCACCTCCGGACTGGTGCTCTATAATCAGACCGAGTACAGGCTTCCCGCCGATCCGGAACTGAATGTGGCTGCGGTGGCTGCAGCCTCCCTGCTCAGGGAGCTGCACAGCTATGAAGGTTTCGACCTGGTCTTTACCCGGAAGATAGCTCCGGGAAGCGGTGTGGGATCCAGTGCGGCCAGCTGTGTGGCAGCCGTGATGGGAATTAACGAACTGCTGGGCTCACCCTTTGAAACAGCCGAACTGATCCCCTTTGCCCTGGAAGGGGAAAAGGTGGCCAGCGGATCCACCCATGCCGATAACATTGCTCCGGCCCTGCTGGGTGGCATCACCCTGATCCGGGGTTACGATCCTCTGGATATCAAACACATCCCCTACCCCGACGATCTGTGGTGCTCGGTTTTACATCCCCATCTGGAAATTAAGACCGCCGAAAGCCGGAAACAGATCCCGCAAACGGTTCCCCTGGAGATTGCCCTGAAACAGTGCGGGAACCTGGCCGGACTGGTAGCCGGACTCGCCACGGGCGACTACCCCCTGATCAGCCGGTCGGTAAACGATCACCTGGCCGAACCCTATCGCATCCACCAGCTGCCCGATTTTGCGGAACTGAAAAAATCGGCCCTGGATGCCGGTTCAGTAGGAACCGGACTCTCCGGGTCGGGCCCCTCCGTATTCAGCCTTTGCCGGGGAGAGGAGATGGCCGCCAGCGTGGGCAAGGTTATGCTTTCTCATTTTAAGTCCCGGGGAATCGATTCGAGGCTTTACATCTCCCGGATCAGCCAGGCAGGATGCAAAATTATCTGA